The Streptomyces sp. Mut1 genome window below encodes:
- a CDS encoding ROK family transcriptional regulator, whose amino-acid sequence MAERNRRTVRDLRRGNRARVLQRLYFDGPLSRQELGPATGLSSGSISNVVAELAAESLLEEAGVVDSDGGRPRTLLRVAPGGGLLIGIDIGETRIRVELFDLSLTELARTERLLAQHGYDVARIVGHVRSGVADVLRDAGADPHRLLGIGIGVPGIIERDAPDGVIGDVGSVVHGQTIDWSAVPFERLLRGAVRVPPEVPFFIDNGAKTLGQAEMWFGGGRGAGASAIALIGSGVGACVNHGDLLDEDRSSQALEWGHSTVQLRGRRCRCGSIGCLEAYAGAEAMRERWHEAGGPLPADADDETALAALLAAAYPDTGDEPDPVAVALLDETAECLGAALGDLINLFLPERILLGGWAGLLIGPHLLPDIRRYAQEYALKHAAARTTIEMGRLGPDAVTVGAATLPLADFLARGGSRPSPAPRADASAAAPRTPADAVRRRERSRTASEAG is encoded by the coding sequence ATGGCTGAGCGCAACAGACGGACCGTGCGTGACCTGCGACGGGGCAACCGGGCGAGGGTATTGCAACGGTTGTATTTCGACGGCCCGCTGAGCCGCCAGGAGCTGGGTCCCGCCACCGGGCTGAGCTCGGGTTCCATCAGCAACGTCGTTGCGGAACTCGCCGCCGAGAGCCTCCTGGAGGAGGCCGGTGTCGTCGATTCCGACGGCGGCCGCCCGCGCACCTTGCTGCGTGTCGCCCCCGGCGGCGGCCTCCTCATCGGCATCGACATCGGTGAGACCCGGATCAGGGTGGAGCTCTTCGACCTCTCCCTGACCGAACTCGCCCGCACCGAGAGGCTGCTCGCCCAGCACGGCTACGACGTCGCCCGCATCGTCGGCCATGTCCGCAGCGGCGTCGCCGACGTGCTGCGGGACGCCGGCGCCGACCCGCACCGGCTGCTCGGCATCGGGATCGGCGTCCCCGGCATCATCGAGCGCGACGCGCCGGACGGCGTCATCGGCGACGTGGGCTCCGTCGTGCACGGGCAGACCATCGACTGGAGCGCCGTGCCCTTCGAGCGGCTGCTCCGGGGTGCCGTGCGGGTCCCGCCCGAGGTCCCCTTCTTCATCGACAACGGCGCCAAGACGCTCGGGCAGGCCGAGATGTGGTTCGGCGGCGGGCGCGGCGCGGGCGCCTCGGCCATCGCGCTGATCGGCTCCGGTGTCGGTGCCTGCGTGAACCACGGCGACCTCCTCGACGAGGACCGCAGCAGCCAGGCCCTGGAGTGGGGCCACAGCACGGTGCAGCTGCGCGGCCGGCGCTGCCGCTGCGGATCGATCGGCTGCCTGGAGGCGTACGCGGGCGCCGAGGCGATGCGCGAGCGCTGGCACGAGGCGGGCGGCCCGCTGCCCGCCGACGCCGACGACGAGACCGCGCTCGCCGCGCTGCTCGCCGCCGCCTACCCGGACACCGGGGACGAACCCGACCCCGTGGCGGTCGCGCTGCTGGACGAGACGGCCGAGTGCCTGGGCGCGGCGCTGGGCGACCTGATCAACCTCTTCCTGCCCGAGCGCATCCTGCTCGGCGGCTGGGCGGGGCTGCTGATCGGCCCCCATCTGCTGCCGGACATCCGCAGGTACGCCCAGGAGTACGCGCTGAAGCACGCGGCGGCCCGCACCACCATCGAGATGGGCCGCCTCGGGCCCGACGCGGTCACGGTCGGCGCGGCGACGCTCCCCCTGGCCGACTTCCTGGCCCGCGGCGGCAGCCGCCCGTCACCCGCGCCCCGGGCCGACGCCTCGGCCGCGGCGCCGCGCACCCCGGCGGACGCCGTACGGAGAAGGGAGCGCTCCCGGACCGCGTCGGAGGCGGGCTGA
- a CDS encoding carbohydrate ABC transporter permease produces MTATVTTDSLTEKSDRVTSRGSGGARRRLPRIPDRIRQGGLPYLLLLPAVLLELLVHVIPMIIGIVMSFRQFTQFYINNWGGAPWSGFDNYKIAVDFNAPIGEALLHSFLVTCVFTFFAVGLAWLFGVAAAIMLQENFRGRGFLRAIFLVPYALPVYAAVITWAFMFQRDNGLINHVLHDQLGITDQPSFWLIGDNSIYALIIVSVWKGWPFAFLIVMAGLQNIPRELYEAASIDGAGIWQQIRKITLPSLRPVNQVLVLVLFLWTFNDFNTPYVLFGKAAPENADLISIHIYQSSFVTWNFGTGSAMSVLLLLFLLVVTAVYLLITSRGRKGADA; encoded by the coding sequence ATGACCGCCACCGTGACCACCGACAGCCTGACGGAAAAGTCGGACAGGGTGACGAGCCGGGGCAGCGGGGGTGCGCGCAGGAGACTGCCGCGCATCCCCGACCGGATCCGCCAGGGCGGACTGCCCTATCTCCTGCTCCTGCCGGCCGTCCTGCTCGAACTCCTCGTCCATGTGATTCCGATGATCATCGGAATCGTGATGAGCTTCCGCCAGTTCACGCAGTTCTACATCAACAACTGGGGCGGGGCGCCCTGGAGCGGCTTCGACAACTACAAGATCGCCGTCGACTTCAACGCCCCGATCGGCGAGGCACTGCTCCACTCGTTCCTCGTCACTTGCGTCTTCACGTTCTTCGCCGTCGGCCTGGCGTGGCTGTTCGGGGTCGCGGCGGCGATCATGCTCCAGGAGAACTTCCGCGGCAGGGGCTTCCTGCGGGCGATCTTCCTCGTCCCGTACGCCCTGCCGGTCTACGCGGCCGTCATCACCTGGGCCTTCATGTTCCAGCGGGACAACGGCCTGATCAACCACGTGCTGCACGACCAGCTAGGCATCACCGACCAGCCGTCGTTCTGGCTGATCGGCGACAACAGCATCTACGCGCTGATCATCGTCTCGGTCTGGAAGGGCTGGCCCTTCGCCTTCCTGATCGTGATGGCGGGGCTGCAGAACATCCCGCGCGAACTGTACGAGGCCGCCTCGATCGACGGCGCCGGCATCTGGCAGCAGATCCGCAAGATCACGCTGCCTTCGCTGCGCCCGGTCAACCAGGTGCTGGTGCTGGTGCTGTTCCTCTGGACGTTCAACGACTTCAACACGCCGTACGTGCTGTTCGGGAAGGCCGCCCCGGAGAACGCGGACCTCATCTCGATCCACATCTACCAGTCCTCGTTCGTCACCTGGAACTTCGGCACCGGCTCCGCGATGTCCGTGCTCCTGCTGCTGTTCCTGCTCGTCGTGACGGCCGTCTACCTGCTCATCACCTCACGCGGAAGGAAGGGTGCCGATGCCTAG
- a CDS encoding LacI family DNA-binding transcriptional regulator, with amino-acid sequence MTDDLRPAGTPTLEDVAKAAGVSRATVSRVINGVRNVDPVIQEAVRRAVALTGYAPNRAARSLVTRRTDAIALVVSGAGVEPEPEAEETAPPADADGAEAGGGASFTGQVFADPFFGRVVTGVVNYLRPRGMHPVLMFAETSRAREDVVSFLRQGSADGALVVSTHAEDPLPGMLTDAGLPAVLYARPARAARISYVDVAHQDGARLAAEHLLARGCRRIATITGPLDVPAVQERLAGFRDTMARNGHPYIAIAEGRFTQESGEAAMERLLTEHPDLDGVFAANDLMATGACHVLRERGKRVPEDVAVIGFDDSSAASACRPPLTTVRQPVEAMAAEMARLLIERLSKPEGAATSVIFEPSLVVRESA; translated from the coding sequence ATGACGGATGATCTGCGACCGGCCGGAACACCCACCCTTGAGGACGTGGCGAAGGCGGCCGGCGTGTCCCGCGCCACCGTCTCCCGGGTGATCAACGGCGTACGGAATGTCGACCCGGTGATCCAGGAGGCGGTGCGCCGGGCCGTCGCCCTCACCGGCTACGCCCCCAACCGCGCGGCCCGCTCCCTGGTGACCCGGCGCACCGACGCCATCGCGCTGGTGGTCTCGGGCGCGGGTGTCGAACCGGAACCGGAAGCGGAGGAGACCGCGCCACCGGCCGATGCGGACGGGGCCGAGGCGGGCGGCGGGGCGTCGTTCACGGGACAGGTCTTCGCCGACCCTTTCTTCGGCCGGGTGGTGACCGGGGTCGTCAACTACCTGCGCCCGCGCGGTATGCACCCGGTGCTGATGTTCGCCGAGACGTCACGGGCCCGGGAGGACGTGGTGTCGTTCCTGCGGCAGGGCAGCGCGGACGGCGCCCTGGTCGTCTCGACGCACGCGGAGGACCCGCTGCCGGGGATGCTCACGGACGCGGGGCTGCCGGCCGTGCTCTACGCCCGCCCCGCCCGCGCCGCCCGGATCAGCTATGTCGACGTCGCCCACCAGGACGGGGCGCGGCTCGCCGCCGAGCATCTGCTCGCCCGGGGCTGCCGCCGCATCGCGACCATCACCGGCCCGCTCGACGTACCCGCCGTGCAGGAGCGGCTGGCCGGCTTCCGCGACACGATGGCGCGCAACGGCCACCCGTACATCGCGATCGCCGAGGGGCGGTTCACCCAGGAGAGCGGTGAGGCGGCGATGGAACGGCTGCTGACCGAGCACCCGGACCTGGACGGCGTCTTCGCGGCCAACGACCTGATGGCGACGGGCGCCTGCCATGTCCTGCGGGAGCGCGGCAAGCGGGTGCCGGAGGACGTCGCGGTGATCGGCTTCGACGACAGCAGCGCGGCCTCCGCCTGCCGTCCGCCACTGACCACGGTCCGCCAGCCGGTGGAGGCGATGGCCGCCGAGATGGCCCGGCTCCTGATCGAGCGGCTGTCGAAGCCGGAGGGGGCCGCGACGTCCGTGATCTTCGAGCCGTCGCTGGTGGTGCGGGAGTCGGCGTAG
- a CDS encoding ABC transporter substrate-binding protein: MRNIRAAAAVTLAISIAAGVTGCGGGSTSGGSNDSPKTLTYWASNQGPSIEADKKILAPELKKFEEQTGIKVKLEVVPWADLLNRILAATTSGQGPDVLNIGNTWSASLQATGALLPWSKENFDAIGGRDRFVDSAVASAGAEGQDPAAVPLYSLAYALYYNKKSFAEAGIEKPPATWDELVADGKKLSKDGKWGLGAEGANLSNNIHQTFVLGQQHGADFFDADGKPTFTSDGAVAAVKQYIDFMAKDKIIAPGNAEYAQNQSLTDFAKGKTAMVLWQAAASTFASQGMKPEDWGAAPVPVASGTPGEGKNVNSMVAGINMAVFKNTKNIDGAKKFVKFMTSDAEQKLLNKTYGSIPPVKTAQADEAFSAPDLAVLRDTLAKSAAPLPQVPNESQFETAVGTAVKELWADAAAGRPVTTESVKARLEKAQQTMQQ; this comes from the coding sequence ATGCGCAACATCAGAGCCGCGGCAGCCGTCACCCTCGCGATCTCCATAGCCGCCGGAGTCACCGGCTGCGGAGGGGGTTCCACGAGCGGCGGCAGCAACGATTCGCCGAAGACCCTCACGTACTGGGCCTCCAACCAGGGCCCCAGCATCGAGGCCGACAAGAAGATCCTGGCGCCCGAGCTGAAGAAGTTCGAGGAGCAGACGGGCATCAAGGTCAAGCTGGAGGTCGTGCCGTGGGCCGACCTGCTCAACCGGATCCTCGCCGCCACCACGTCCGGTCAGGGCCCGGACGTGCTGAACATCGGCAACACCTGGTCGGCCTCGCTCCAGGCGACGGGCGCGCTGCTCCCCTGGAGCAAGGAGAACTTCGACGCGATCGGCGGCCGTGACCGCTTCGTCGACTCGGCGGTGGCCTCGGCCGGCGCGGAGGGCCAGGACCCCGCCGCGGTGCCGCTGTACTCGCTCGCGTACGCCCTCTACTACAACAAGAAGAGCTTCGCCGAGGCCGGCATCGAGAAGCCCCCGGCCACCTGGGACGAGCTGGTCGCGGACGGCAAGAAGCTGTCCAAGGACGGCAAGTGGGGGCTCGGTGCCGAAGGCGCCAACCTCTCCAACAACATCCACCAGACCTTCGTCCTGGGCCAGCAGCACGGCGCGGACTTCTTCGACGCCGACGGCAAGCCGACCTTCACGTCGGACGGCGCGGTCGCGGCCGTGAAGCAGTACATCGACTTCATGGCCAAGGACAAGATCATCGCTCCGGGCAACGCGGAGTACGCCCAGAACCAGTCCCTCACGGACTTCGCCAAGGGCAAGACCGCGATGGTGCTGTGGCAGGCCGCCGCCTCCACCTTCGCCTCCCAGGGCATGAAGCCCGAGGACTGGGGCGCGGCCCCCGTCCCCGTCGCCTCCGGCACGCCCGGCGAGGGCAAGAACGTCAACTCCATGGTCGCCGGCATCAACATGGCGGTGTTCAAGAACACCAAGAACATCGACGGCGCCAAGAAGTTCGTGAAGTTCATGACGAGCGACGCCGAGCAGAAGCTGCTCAACAAGACCTACGGGTCGATCCCGCCGGTCAAGACCGCCCAGGCGGACGAGGCGTTCTCGGCGCCCGACCTCGCGGTCCTGCGCGACACGCTGGCCAAGAGCGCGGCCCCGCTGCCGCAGGTGCCGAACGAGTCGCAGTTCGAGACGGCCGTCGGTACGGCGGTCAAGGAGCTGTGGGCCGACGCCGCGGCAGGACGCCCCGTGACCACCGAATCCGTCAAGGCGCGCCTGGAAAAGGCCCAGCAGACGATGCAGCAGTAA